In a single window of the Elaeis guineensis isolate ETL-2024a chromosome 6, EG11, whole genome shotgun sequence genome:
- the LOC105047301 gene encoding zinc finger CCCH domain-containing protein 20, with product MILGEGNHRNPTVQVPPWAVSDDPMAGMHLSLPVSGVTGEEVLAALQRFLPSNNESLEASEEPLDLAVDAFSCDEFRMYEFKVRRCPRGRSHDWTECPYAHPGEKARRRDPRRFHYSGDACPEFRKTGRCERGDACDLAHGVFESWLHPARYRTQPCKDGTACRRRVCFFAHTPAQLRFLPQSPRSQPQVALESYDGAPARRSKNLITSPRSTLISTPMSPPSESPPLSPVGAEAVNEVVAGMRKLQLSKVRSVSCSWGVGMGSDGGFGSPRGAGAFRAGFVSLPATPTAASGGGHGWGKEAAGEFGRGMRGELFESLGKDESVEGCLDAGGVGSAAKGLPDLGWISELVK from the coding sequence ATGATACTCGGAGAAGGAAATCATCGCAATCCGACGGTCCAGGTCCCTCCGTGGGCTGTATCCGATGATCCGATGGCTGGGATGCATCTCTCCCTCCCCGTCAGCGGCGTCACGGGTGAGGAGGTGCTCGCCGCGCTACAGCGTTTCCTCCCGTCGAACAACGAGTCGTTGGAAGCCTCGGAAGAGCCGCTGGACTTGGCGGTGGACGCGTTCTCCTGCGACGAGTTCCGGATGTACGAGTTCAAGGTCCGGCGGTGCCCGCGGGGGCGGTCGCACGACTGGACGGAGTGTCCCTACGCTCACCCAGGAGAGAAAGCCCGCCGCCGGGATCCCCGCCGCTTCCACTACTCCGGCGACGCATGTCCCGAGTTTCGGAAGACCGGTCGCTGCGAGCGCGGCGACGCCTGCGACCTCGCCCACGGCGTGTTCGAGAGCTGGCTCCATCCGGCGCGCTATCGGACCCAGCCCTGCAAAGACGGCACCGCCTGCCGCCGCCGTGTATGCTTCTTCGCTCACACCCCCGCGCAGCTTCGCTTCCTCCCCCAGAGCCCCCGGTCGCAGCCGCAAGTCGCCCTGGAGTCATACGATGGAGCACCGGCCCGGCGGTCCAAGAATCTGATCACCTCGCCGAGATCGACTCTGATATCGACCCCGATGTCGCCGCCGTCGGAGTCGCCGCCGTTGTCGCCGGTAGGGGCGGAGGCGGTGAACGAGGTCGTGGCGGGGATGAGGAAGCTGCAGCTGAGCAAGGTGAGGTCGGTGTCGTGTTCTTGGGGGGTTGGGATGGGGAGTGATGGTGGGTTTGGTTCGCCGAGGGGTGCTGGGGCGTTCAGGGCGGGGTTTGTTAGCTTGCCGGCGACGCCGACGGCGGCGAGCGGCGGAGGGCATGGGTGGGGGAAGGAGGCGGCGGGGGAGTTCGGGAGGGGAATGAGGGGGGAGTTGTTCGAGAGTTTGGGGAAAGATGAGTCAGTGGAGGGGTGTTTGGACGCCGGCGGAGTCGGCAGCGCTGCCAAGGGGTTGCCGGATTTGGGATGGATTTCGGAGTTGGTGAAGTAA